Proteins encoded by one window of Scatophagus argus isolate fScaArg1 chromosome 4, fScaArg1.pri, whole genome shotgun sequence:
- the cmya5 gene encoding cardiomyopathy-associated protein 5 — MEECEGLDSEMTELHEFQSEASEATSQDDEDEVEELQNSLREVVQDQSVKPKLQCLMVDPSFSMVTVQSEDSGIVWETASSRCSTPWASETSSISEAYSMEGSGAAGKITIVFDEEKIVRRRTRSGGRSSRLGDRLSRPGSSRSASALGVERLEMAEVSIPNVKQEKTETEPELEEIKNKDQQLFSLISEGYEILNIRVPSKLPTVDEEESTELQDNLSYLDQTPKIRSRNHHDWALQQNHVLQEEGKILDHQEPTEQESPQLSADTELGHTPAQKDSTGDIDYFEKFTLVDVVVPGEQALEQQVAEEHAVKPQVVEEKPAKDTGTDRLSASEESFVFVADVDIVGEHLDEVFYGEGAPADALQRREDDEAEGGAGMRMRRESQRSAKESGSVLFGSEETILTPIFISPGPPKIIDPILLEEPTAMSFMYSDLYEDAVGERRKSDEEYSEPESVTSEKSYKRRLSDSEEADGYLEKFILKDETPTVDIQSESVEDRREGRIMWSQNKFEMTGCLTRVVKEEDEDKTKTEEPKTLEVSVEDRNEIDREIVTDTEKERDKIQPSVVTEEQTVIEGTEESIQESKLREDQMEDREVRQEAKSDQTEPPDSSIDELLPTSLQVDCKEEKTEHQREEPAETTSITETAQLCQTQEVAEITTQAVRNATEETAVMGPVSREVPHIAGTSEIPKKISVRSLSEEAAADETVVTEAIGEAPAEVKQPELEGQEMLTSTEIKTLAETSCCQEEEAAEAAPEDVAPVEVITDCDASVHAVVEVTEKAVDEKEIQTQVQIDLQEVRRVEPTDGQTAACEGAEEHEARTEETAVENQVIEFLREADQEVKTEISCEVGDCVVPEEVKTDSDKKQQHIVDTKQLQQEESVTDTESDHTKLIPTKETGDNVQGTVNMGDELILLVPKGQAVEMDIEVNHWSEKEIGHTVVLSEPDATCECLIPPETTTICPDTPLAPNKETMTEQKQEVKSKIVLREESLPGNEPDSRYSPPVPKEEASTEEQKVERDFGKDEAMFSPLRSFIPQEDLSGLHREDMWSETAEVEEKTLMHKAEDAPEAYIVKEDSRPEAGLHKGDVGQKMEQSDFAEAPEMMVEELGYEMVSEHDAKEMREPETRREAKETKPEAGQEERMRMEVEKDEEVFGPSTEEELMEADYEIIDAEEERQARLAAELQGMDWFCLTCGCLLSEDECVSGEHHSHEVTGVDKAYQEVKEKLSDWISELQGRSENIEDLVSELELAYNSVEDQCVETEATMQAQNEEMMALVMEQYNNMSISMEEEKKAKLEQLYDQIVSFQDSIDSAKATLETTAREAETDARSPEDIHARLKAALDSAMSLELGPKGLLVFEDYAKGNTSSAQVAQRKGIPVPQRPTLQPQEPGSATSTSVTVYWKVNPGDIIDCFQVYCMEDPQGAVSEEYRVTVKESYCVLEELEPDKTYKVWVMAVNYTGCSLPSERLAFRTAPSVPVIDTERCTVMWDSATLRWSSAKQTPEQSYSLEYCRQYELEGEGLRSISGIKICEQKVLLQPNENYLFYIKAVNEAGASEQSEAALISTKGTRFHLLKASAHPALELSVDQTTLHYCRNAPENTPSTDKQCPSILGELLLARGRYYWETIVSGSTAYRLGVAYSTANRNSSLGENSLSWCLQCIPTPSGCSYRLLHNDVQCTVFVTEMPERVGTLLDYQHGRLSFYNAQSGQLLGTFRQRFTRSCHPSLALEMPGSLEVSMVPEVPEFTKDS, encoded by the exons ATGGAGGAGTGCGAGGGTCTGGACTCAGAGATGACAGAGCTGCACGAGTTTCAGTCTGAGGCTTCAGAGGCCACCAGTCAGGACGATGAAGATGAAGTGGAAGAACTGCAAAACAG TCTTCGAGAGGTTGTGCAGGACCAGTCTGTGAAGCCCAAACTCCAGTGCCTGATGGTAGATCCATCGTTCTCCATGGTAACTGTTCAGAGCGAGGACAGTGGTATTGTTTGGGAGACAGCCTCTAGCCGCTGCTCTACACCCTGGGCCTCTGAGACCAGCTCCATCTCTGAAGCCTACAGCATGGAGGGCTCTGGAGCTGCAGGAAAGATCACCATCGTCTTTGATGAGGAGAAAATTGTCCGCAGGAGGACTAGGTCTGGCGGAAGGAGCAGCAGGCTGGGCGACAGGCTGAGCCGACCTGGCAGTTCAAGATCGGCTTCAGCTCTGGGAGTGGAGCGACTGGAGATGGCAGAGGTTTCCATTCCCAATGTCAAACAggagaaaactgaaacagagcCGGAGTTGGaggaaatcaaaaacaaagatcAGCAGCTGTTTAGTTTGATTTCAGAAGGTTATGAAATTCTCAACATCAGAGTCCCCTCCAAACTTCCCActgtggatgaggaggagagcacagagctgcaggacAATTTGTCTTATTTGGACCAGACTCCAAAGATCAGGTCTCGAAACCACCACGACTGGGCACTGCAACAGAATCATGTCCTGcaagaggagggaaaaatacTGGATCATCAAGAG CCCACAGAGCAAGAGTCTCCTCAGCTGTCTGCTGACACAGAGCTCGGACACACACCTGCTCAGAAAGACAGCACCGGCGACATAGATTACTTTGAGAAGTTTACCCTGGTTGATGTGGTGGTTCCTGGGGAACAAGCTCTAGAGCAGCAGGTGGCAGAAGAACATGCAGTGAAACCCCAAGTAGTGGAGGAAAAGCCTGCTAAAGACACAGGTACAGACAGGCTCTCTGCGTCAGAAGAATCCTTTGTCTTCGTTGCAGATGTGGACATAGTTGGAGAACACCTGGATGAGGTGTTCTATGGAGAAGGTGCTCCTGCTGATGCACTTCAGCGGAGAGAAGATGATGAGGCAGAGGGTGGAGCAGGGATGAGAATGAGAAGAGAGAGTCAGAGATCTGCAAAGGAGAGTGGCTCAGTGTTGTTTGGGAGTGAAGAGACCATCCTCACACCCATCTTTATCTCCCCTGGTCCCCCCAAGATCATTGATCCCATCCTGCTGGAGGAGCCCACTGCCATGTCCTTCATGTATTCAGACCTGTATGAGGATGCAGTaggtgagaggaggaagagtgacGAGGAATACTCTGAACCAGAGAGTGTGACCTCTGAAAAGTCTTATAAGAGACGTCTGTCAGATTCAGAGGAGGCCGACGGGTACCTGGAgaagtttattttgaaggatGAAACTCCCACAGTGGACATTCAGTCAGAGTCAGTGGAGGataggagggaggggaggattatgtggtcacagaaTAAGTTTGAGATGACAGGATGTTTAACACGAGTGGtcaaagaagaagatgaggataAGACAAAGACTGAGGAACCAAAGACACTGGAGGTCAGTGTAGAGGATAGGAATGAAATAGACAGGGAAATAGttacagacacagaaaaggagagggacAAGATACAACCTTCAGTGGTGACTGAAGAACAGACTGTCATAGAAGGTACAGAAGAATCAATTCAGGAGTCGAAACTGAGAGAGGATCAGATGGAGGATCGAGAAGTGAGACAAGAAGCAAAGAGTGACCAGACTGAGCCTCCTGATAGCAGCATTGATGAGCTACTTCCAACATCTCTACAGGTGGACtgtaaagaagagaaaacagagcatCAGAGAGAAGAGCCAGCAGAAACAACTAGTATAACTGAAACTGCGCAGCTATGTCAGACGCAAGAAGTGGCAGAAATAACAACTCAAGCAGTTAGAAATGCTACAGAGGAAACAGCTGTGATGGGACCTGTAAGCAGAGAGGTGCCTCACATCGCTGGTACATCtgaaataccaaaaaaaatcagtgtgagGAGTTTGTCTGAGGAGGCAGCTGCTGATGAAACGGTAGTAACTGAGGCCATAGGAGAGGCCCCAGCCGAAGTGAAACAACCTGAGCTTGAAGGACAGGAAATGCTCACCTCTACTGAAATAAAGACCTTAGCTGAAACATCATGTTGTCAGGAAGAAGAGGCAGCAGAAGCTGCTCCTGAAGATGTTGCACCTGTTGAGGTTATTACAGACTGTGATGCTTCAGTGCATGCGGTAGTGGAGGTCACGGAAAAGGCAGTGGATGAAAAAGAGATCCAAACTCAAGTTCAGATTGATCTTCAGGAGGTAAGAAGAGTGGAGCCAACAGATGGTCAAACAGCAGCTTGTGAAGGAGCAGAAGAACATGAAGCTCGAACAGAAGAAACTGCAGTTGAGAACCAAGTGATTGAATTTCTCAGAGAGGCTGATCAGGAAGTTAAAACTGAGATTTCATGTGAAGTAGGTGACTGTGTTGTGCCAGAAGAAGTCAAGACAGATTCAGATAAGAAACAGCAACATATTGTTGATACCAAACAGCTTCAACAAGAGGAGTCAGTGACGGACACTGAGTCAGACCACACAAAGCTGATACCCACAAAGGAAACTGGGGATAATGTTCAGGGGACGGTGAATATGGGCGATGAGTTAATCCTCCTTGTCCCCAAAGGACAAGCTGTAGAGATGGACATAGAGGTCAATCATTggtcagagaaagagatagGTCATACAGTAGTTCTCTCTGAACCTGATGCCACATGTGAATGTCTCATACCACCTGAAACTACCACAATATGCCCAGATACTCCTCTGGCGCCTAATAAAGAAACaatgacagagcagaaacaagAAGTAAAATCAAAAATTGTTCTAAGAGAAGAATCACTACCCGGAAATGAGCCAGACAGTAGGTACTCTCCTCCTGTGCCTAAGGAGGAGGCcagcacagaggagcagaaggtTGAGAGGGACTTTGGAAAAGATGAGGCCATGTTTTCCCCTCTGAGAAGCTTCATTCCCCAGGAGGATTTGTCTGGGCTTCACAGAGAGGATATGTGGTCAGAAACAGCAGAGGTAGAAGAAAAGACATTGATGCACAAGGCGGAAGATGCTCCAGAAGCATATATTGTTAAAGAGGATTCACGTCCAGAGGCGGGTCTGCACAAAGGAGATGTAGGGCAAAAGATGGAGCAAAGTGACTTTGCAGAGGCTCCAGAGATGATGGTTGAGGAGCTGGGATATGAGATGGTATCTGAACATGATGCGAAAGAGATGAGGGAGCCTGAAACACGGAGAgaagcaaaggaaacaaaacccGAGGCTGGTCAGgaagagaggatgaggatggaggtggagaaggatGAGGAAGTCTTTGGTCCCTCCACAGAAGAAGAGCTTATGGAGGCTGACTATGAAATCATtgatgcagaggaggagagacaggccCGACTGGCTGCCGAGCTCCAGGGGATGGACTGGTTCTGTCTCACCTGTGGATGTCTGCTGTCAGAGGACGAATGTGTTTCTGGAGAGCATCACAGCCACGAGGTGACTGGTGTGGACAAAGCCTACCAGGAAGTCAAG gagAAGCTGAGCGACTGGATCTCAGAGCTTCAGGGGAGATCGGAGAACATCGAGGACCTGGTGTCTGAGCTTGAATTGGCCTACAACTCTGTAGAG GATCAGTGTGTGGAGACCGAGGCCACAATGCAGGCGCAGAATGAGGAGATGATGGCTCTGGTGATGGAGCAGTACAACAACATGTCCATCAGcatggaagaggagaagaaagccAAGCTGGAGCAGCTATATGACCAGATTGTCTCCTTCCAGGACAGCATAGACTCTGCCAAGGCCACTCTGGAGACCACGGCCAGAGAGGCTGAGACTGATGCACGG TCACCTGAAGACATTCATGCAAG GCTCAAGGCAGCTCTGGATTCAGCCATGTCACTGGAGCTGGGTCCCAAGGGACTACTGGTGTTCGAGGATTATGCCAAGGGCAACACTTCCAGTGCCCAGGTCGCACAGCGCAAGGGTATCCCAG TGCCTCAGAGGCCCACTCTGCAGCCTCAGGAGCCGGGCTCAGCCACCAGCACCAGTGTCACTGTTTACTGGAAAGTCAACCCTGGAGATATCATAGACTGCTTCCAGGTCTACTGCATGGAGGATCCACAAGGAG CCGTGTCAGAGGAGTACCGTGTGACGGTGAAGGAAAGTTACTGTGtcctggaggagctggagcccGACAAGACCTACAAGGTGTGGGTGATGGCTGTGAACTACACAGGCTGCTCCCTGCCCAGCGAGAGGCTCGCCTTCAGAACCG CTCCATCAGTGCCAGTGATTGATACAGAGCGCTGCACTGTCATGTGGGATTCAGCAACGCTGCGATGGAGCTCAGCAAAACAGACTCCCGAACAGAGTTACAGCTTAGAGTACTGCCGCCAGTATGAACTGGAAGGAGAGGGGCTCAG GTCCATCTCAGGTATCAAAATCTGTGAACAGAAGGTTCTCCTGCAGCCCAATGAGAACTACCTGTTTTACATCAAAGCTGTGAATGAGGCTGGAGCCAGTGAACAAAGCGAAGCTGCACTCATTTCCACCAAAG GGACAAGGTTCCACCTGCTGAAAGCCTCCGCTCACCCCGCTCTGGAGCTGTCAGTGGACCAGACCACCCTGCACTACTGTCGCAATGCGCCTGAAAACACACCATCTACAGACAAACA ATGTCCATCCATCCTGGGGGAGTTGCTGCTGGCACGGGGACGTTACTACTGGGAGACCATTGTGTCAGGAAGCACAGCTTACAGACTGGGGGTGGCGTACAGCACAGCCAATAGAAACAGCTCACTAGGGGAAAACAGCCTGTCCTGGTGTTTGCAGTGTATCCCTACACCATCAGG CTGCAGCTATCGGCTGCTTCACAATGACGTTCAGTGCACTGTGTTTGTGACTGAGATGCCTGAGCGAGTGGGAACTCTCCTGGATTACCAACACGGTCGTCTGTCTTTCTACAACGCCCAAAGCGGTCAGCTGTTAGGCACTTTCCGACAGCGCTTCACCCGGTCCTGCCACCCTTCTCTGGCCCTGGAGATGCCAGGCAGCCTGGAGGTCAGCATGGTGCCGGAGGTGCCGGAGTTCACCAAGGACAGCTAG
- the tent2 gene encoding poly(A) RNA polymerase GLD2 — protein sequence MKNHSMFPRSSAPRGRTAYINGLYPPSPVPRYYDYSHQNRASVNSFHAPGLGRLPTYEWKPTPSASPIPPPPPPPPAPLRTPTMTNGRKRQSDEYNLHVPKRQRLDPTFYPSISSPSIRAPPPHHPEQVVAGSSRSGFDYFYPRPRSHPQPQTPAVSEISISLQTYAKDKLSNQMVELFEACQQQSSDLARKEMCRARLQQDIQRVYAVARLYLTGSSMNGLGCRSSDADMCLVIKGNKRHDPIYVLSVLQRLFKSLPYVEKTQLIRAKVPILRFREKGSDLEFDLNINNTVGIRNTFLLRSYAYADLRTRPMILVVKKWARHNQINDASKGTLSSYTLVLMVLHYLQTLREPVLPSLQRDYPECFNPLMDIDTVPEAPKDIPPYISRNQSSLGELLLGFLKYYATHFRWDKQVISVREAKALPKNNSQEWRNKFICVEEPFERNNVARAVHEKIKFDAIKAQFAESCRILQQRKDLNSILPVRAVINEESSRR from the exons ATGAAGAATCACAGCATGTTTCCCCGCAGCTCTGCACCGAGGGGGCGGACAGCCTACATTAATGGCCTGTACCCACCATCCCCTGTGCCTCGGTACTACGATTACAGCCATCAAAACCGTGCAAGTGTCAACAG CTTCCATGCTCCCGGACTAGGGAGATTGCCTACATATGAATGGAAACCCACACCATCTGCCTCGCcaatccctcctcctcctcctcctcctcctgctcctctccgCACACCAACTATGACCAATGGGCGCAA GCGGCAGAGTGATGAATACAACCTTCATGTTCCAAAGCGCCAACGCCTTGACCCCACTTTCTACCCATCTATCAGCTCCCCTTCAATTCGCGCCCCTCCCCCTCATCATCCTGAACAAGTGGTGGCAGGATCCTCAAGATCAGGTTTTGATTATTTCTATCCCAGGCCCCGGTCCCATCCTCAGCCTCAGACTCCTGCTGTCTCAGAAATCTCCATCAGTCTGCAGACCTATGCTAAGGACAAG CTGAGTAATCAGATGGTGGAGCTGTTTGAGGCGTGCCAGCAGCAGTCATCTGATTTGGCCCGGAAGGAGATGTGTCGAGCTCGGCTGCAGCAAGACATACAGCGTGTCTATGCAG TGGCACGACTTTACTTGACTGGATCTTCTATGAATGGATTGGGCTGCCGGAGCAGTGACGCTGATATGTGTCTGGTCATCAAGGGAAAT aaaagACATGATCCCATTTATGTactctctgtcctccagagGTTGTTCAAATCACTGC CATATGTAGAGAAGACTCAGCTGATCAGAGCCAAAGTACCGATCCTCAGGTTCAGAGAGAAAGGCAG TGATCTGGAGTTTGATCTGAATATCAACAACACAGTGGGCATCAGAAACACATTCCTTCTGAGGAGTTACGCCTATG CTGATCTCAGGACAAGACCCATGATCCTTGTCGTCAAGAAATGGGCACGGCACAATCAAATCAACGATGCCAGCAAAGGAACGCTGAGCAGCTACACGTTGGTGCTGATGGTGCTGCATTACCTCCAGA CTCTTAGAGAACCGGTCCTTCCCTCTCTACAGAGGGACTACCCA GAGTGTTTTAATCCTTTAATGGACATTGACACAGTTCCAGAGGCACCCAAAGACATCCCCCCCTACATCTCAAGAAACCAGTCCTCCCTGGGAGAGCTGCTTCTGGGCTTTCTCAAATACTATGCCACACACTTCAG GTGGGATAAGCAGGTGATCTCCGTTCGAGAGGCCAAAGCTTTGCCCAAGAACAATTCTCAAGAGTGGAGAAACAAATTCATTTGTGTGGAAG AGCCATTTGAAAGAAATAACGTCGCCAGGGCAGTCCACGAGAAGATCAAGTTTGATGCCATTAAAGCTCAGTTCGCTGAG TCGTGTCGGAtactgcagcagaggaaggacCTGAACTCCATCCTCCCAGTCAGAGCCGTCATTAATGAGGAGTCGTCCAGAAGATAA